In one Mustela lutreola isolate mMusLut2 chromosome 8, mMusLut2.pri, whole genome shotgun sequence genomic region, the following are encoded:
- the ZNF384 gene encoding zinc finger protein 384 isoform X3, producing the protein MEESHFNSNPYFWPSIPTVSGQIENTMFINKMKDQLLPEKGCGLAPPHYPTLLTVPASVSLPSGINMDTESKSDQLTPHSQASVTQNITVVPVPSTGLMTAGVSCSQRWRREGSQSRGPGLVITSPSGSLVTTASSAQTFPISAPMIVSALPPGSQALQVVPDLSKKVASTLTEEGGGGGGGGGSVAPKPPRGRKKKRMLESGLPEMNDPYVLSPEDDDDHQKDGKTYRCRMCSLTFYSKSEMQIHSKSHTETKPHKCPHCSKTFANSSYLAQHIRIHSGAKPYSCNFCEKSFRQLSHLQQHTRIHSKMHTETIKPHKCPHCSKTFANTSYLAQHLRIHSGAKPYNCSYCQKAFRQLSHLQQHTRIHTGDRPYKCAHPGCEKAFTQLSNLQSHRRQHNKDKPFKCHNCHRAYTDAASLEVHLSTHTVKHAKVYTCTICSRAYTSETYLMKHMRKHNPPDLQQQVQAAAAAAAVAQAQAQAQAQAQAQAQAQAQAQAQAQAQAQAQAQASQASQQQQQQQPQPPHFQSPGAAPQGGGSGDSNPNPPPQCSFDLTPYKTAEHHKDICLTVTTSTIQVEHLASS; encoded by the exons ATGGAAGAATCTCACTTCAATTCTAACCCGTACTTCTGGCCTTCTATCCCCACAGTCTCAGGACAG atTGAGAACACGATGTTCATCAACAAGATGAAGGATCAGCTGCTGCCAGAGAAGGGCTGTGGGCTGGCTCCACCCCACTACCCCACCCTGCTGACAGTGCCTGCCTCAGTGTCCCTGCCCTCAGGCATCAATATGGACACAGAGTCCAAGTCAGACCAGCTGACCCCACATAGCCAGGCATCTGTTACCCAGAATATCACCGTGGTCCCTGTGCCGTCTACAGGACTGATGACTGCTG GAGTCTCCTGTTCTCAgaggtggagaagagaagggagtcaATCAAGGG GTCCTGGTTTGGTAATCACATCCCCCTCAGGCTCCCTTGTGACCACAGCCTCATCAGCTCAGACCTTCCCCATTTCGGCTCCCATGATTGTCTCAGCTCTTCCCCCTGGCTCACAAGCCCTGCAGGTGGTCCCTGACCTCTCCAAGAAGGTAGCATCAACCCtaacagaggaaggaggaggaggtggtggtggaggtggcaGCGTGGCTCCTAAGCCCCCTCGGGGCCGGAAGAAGAAGCGGATGCTGGAATCAGGGCTGCCTGAGATGAATGACCCTTATGTCCTCTCCCCTGAGGATGATGACGACCATCAGAAAGACGGCAAGACCTATAG GTGCCGGATGTGCTCACTGACATTCTACTCAAAGTCGGAGATGCAGATCCACTCCAAGTCACACACCGAGACCAAGCCCCACAAGTGCCCGCACTGCTCCAAGACCTTCGCCAACAGCTCCTACCTGGCCCAGCACATCCGTATACACTCAGGGGCCAAGCCCTACAGTTGTAACTTCTGTGAGAAATCCTTCCGCCAGCTCTCCCACCTCCAGCAGCACACCCG GATCCACTCCAAGATGCACACGGAGACCATCAAGCCCCACAAGTGCCCGCACTGCTCCAAGACCTTCGCCAACACCTCCTACCTGGCCCAGCACCTCCGAATCCACTCGGGGGCCAAGCCCTACAACTGTTCCTACTGCCAGAAGGCCTTCCGCCAGCTCTCCCACCTCCAGCAGCACACACG AATCCACACCGGTGACAGACCATACAAATGTGCACATCCGGGCTGTGAGAAAGCCTTCACACAGCTGTCCAATCTGCAG TCCCACAGACGGCAGCACAACAAAGATAAACCCTTCAAGTGCCACAATTGTCATCGGGCGTACACGGACGCAGCCTCCCTCGAGGTGCACCTGTCTACGCACACGGTGAAACACGCCAAGGTGTACACCTGCACTATCTGTAGTCGGGCATACACGTCG GAAACGTACCTTATGAAACATATGCGGAAACACAACCCTCCTGATCTCCAGCAACAAGtgcaggcggcggcggcggcagcagcagtgGCCCAGgctcaggcccaggcccaggcccaggcccaggctcaGGCCCAGGCCCAAGCCCAAGCCCAAGCCCAAGCCCAGGCCCAGGCTCAAGCCCaggcccaggcctcccaggcatcacagcagcagcagcagcagcagccacagccacCACACTTCCAATCCCCTGGGGCAGCCCCCCAGGGTGGGGGCAGCGGGGACAGCaaccccaaccctccaccccagTGTTCCTTTGACCTGACCCCTTATAAGACGGCGGAGCATCATAAGGACATCTGCCTCACTGTCACCACCAGCACCATCCAGGTGGAGCACCTGGCCAGCTCGTAG
- the ZNF384 gene encoding zinc finger protein 384 isoform X6, which translates to MEESHFNSNPYFWPSIPTVSGQIENTMFINKMKDQLLPEKGCGLAPPHYPTLLTVPASVSLPSGINMDTESKSDQLTPHSQASVTQNITVVPVPSTGLMTAGPGLVITSPSGSLVTTASSAQTFPISAPMIVSALPPGSQALQVVPDLSKKVASTLTEEGGGGGGGGGSVAPKPPRGRKKKRMLESGLPEMNDPYVLSPEDDDDHQKDGKTYRSEGNCGTGNGQSLGLMDSVPGSTTNLLCDPGCRMCSLTFYSKSEMQIHSKSHTETKPHKCPHCSKTFANSSYLAQHIRIHSGAKPYSCNFCEKSFRQLSHLQQHTRIHTGDRPYKCAHPGCEKAFTQLSNLQSHRRQHNKDKPFKCHNCHRAYTDAASLEVHLSTHTVKHAKVYTCTICSRAYTSETYLMKHMRKHNPPDLQQQVQAAAAAAAVAQAQAQAQAQAQAQAQAQAQAQAQAQAQAQAQAQASQASQQQQQQQPQPPHFQSPGAAPQGGGSGDSNPNPPPQCSFDLTPYKTAEHHKDICLTVTTSTIQVEHLASS; encoded by the exons ATGGAAGAATCTCACTTCAATTCTAACCCGTACTTCTGGCCTTCTATCCCCACAGTCTCAGGACAG atTGAGAACACGATGTTCATCAACAAGATGAAGGATCAGCTGCTGCCAGAGAAGGGCTGTGGGCTGGCTCCACCCCACTACCCCACCCTGCTGACAGTGCCTGCCTCAGTGTCCCTGCCCTCAGGCATCAATATGGACACAGAGTCCAAGTCAGACCAGCTGACCCCACATAGCCAGGCATCTGTTACCCAGAATATCACCGTGGTCCCTGTGCCGTCTACAGGACTGATGACTGCTG GTCCTGGTTTGGTAATCACATCCCCCTCAGGCTCCCTTGTGACCACAGCCTCATCAGCTCAGACCTTCCCCATTTCGGCTCCCATGATTGTCTCAGCTCTTCCCCCTGGCTCACAAGCCCTGCAGGTGGTCCCTGACCTCTCCAAGAAGGTAGCATCAACCCtaacagaggaaggaggaggaggtggtggtggaggtggcaGCGTGGCTCCTAAGCCCCCTCGGGGCCGGAAGAAGAAGCGGATGCTGGAATCAGGGCTGCCTGAGATGAATGACCCTTATGTCCTCTCCCCTGAGGATGATGACGACCATCAGAAAGACGGCAAGACCTATAG GAGCGAAGGGAACTGCGGCACAGGAAATGGACAGAGCCTTGGGCTCATGGATTCAGTTCCCGGCTCCACCACgaacttgctgtgtgaccctgg GTGCCGGATGTGCTCACTGACATTCTACTCAAAGTCGGAGATGCAGATCCACTCCAAGTCACACACCGAGACCAAGCCCCACAAGTGCCCGCACTGCTCCAAGACCTTCGCCAACAGCTCCTACCTGGCCCAGCACATCCGTATACACTCAGGGGCCAAGCCCTACAGTTGTAACTTCTGTGAGAAATCCTTCCGCCAGCTCTCCCACCTCCAGCAGCACACCCG AATCCACACCGGTGACAGACCATACAAATGTGCACATCCGGGCTGTGAGAAAGCCTTCACACAGCTGTCCAATCTGCAG TCCCACAGACGGCAGCACAACAAAGATAAACCCTTCAAGTGCCACAATTGTCATCGGGCGTACACGGACGCAGCCTCCCTCGAGGTGCACCTGTCTACGCACACGGTGAAACACGCCAAGGTGTACACCTGCACTATCTGTAGTCGGGCATACACGTCG GAAACGTACCTTATGAAACATATGCGGAAACACAACCCTCCTGATCTCCAGCAACAAGtgcaggcggcggcggcggcagcagcagtgGCCCAGgctcaggcccaggcccaggcccaggcccaggctcaGGCCCAGGCCCAAGCCCAAGCCCAAGCCCAAGCCCAGGCCCAGGCTCAAGCCCaggcccaggcctcccaggcatcacagcagcagcagcagcagcagccacagccacCACACTTCCAATCCCCTGGGGCAGCCCCCCAGGGTGGGGGCAGCGGGGACAGCaaccccaaccctccaccccagTGTTCCTTTGACCTGACCCCTTATAAGACGGCGGAGCATCATAAGGACATCTGCCTCACTGTCACCACCAGCACCATCCAGGTGGAGCACCTGGCCAGCTCGTAG